ATGGCCTTAGCGAAGAAAAAGGGGGAAGAGATTGACGCAGACCTTGTTTTAGCAACCGATCCAGATGCGGACCGCGTAGGGATCGCGGTTAAAAACAGTCAAGGCCAATTTCAATTACTCAATGGTAATCAAATTGGCAGTTTGTTAATCTATTATGTGCTGAGTGCAAAAAGTGATCTAAAACAATTGGGCAACAACCCTTATATTGTGAAAACGATTGTAACCAGCAACCTCCAGGTTGACATTGCAAATCATTACCATGTCGCTCATTATGAAACACTCACTGGGTTTAAATATATCGGCGAACTGATAACAAAACTAGGTGATTCGGCACAATATCTTGCCGGTGGAGAGGAAAGTTATGGCTACTTAGTCGGTGATTTAGTCCGGGATAAGGATGCGCCTAATTCCTGTGCATTCTTGGCCGAGATGACTGCATATTTTAAGTCAAAAGGCAAGACTGTTTATGAAGTGTTATTAGATATCTATCAAGAATTTGGTTGCTATCAGGAAAAACTGATCTCTTTAACAAAAAAAGGAAAAGCTGGAGCCGAGGAAATTCAAGCCATGATGGCCGGTCTACGCCAAAACCTACCTACCAAGCTCGGCGGAATAGAAGTCAAAGAAATTCGGGATTATGAGCTTTCCCAAACAACTGACATGAAAACAGGCCGTAAAAGCGAAATTACCCTTCCAAAGTCGGATGTATTACAGTTTATCACTGTGGATGGTGACGTGATTTCAGCGAGACCTTCGGGTACAGAGCCCAAAATCAAATTCTATTGCTCCGTTAAGGGGACGCTGCAAGATAAAAGTAATTACCTAAGCCTTCAAAATATATTGGAAGAAAAGGTAGACCGTATGATGAAAGATATTGTTGGATAAATGGAAAAATGGAAACGATTATCATCTGAATATATCTGTAAGGAACCTTGGGCAACATTACGCAGGGATACTTGCGAACTACCCGATGGGCGCATTAATGACCACTATTATGTCCTGGAATATCCGGATTGGGTTAATATGGTCGGCATCACTGCACAAAATGAGTTATTAGTAATCCGGCAATACCGTCATGGTGCAGGTATCATTTCATTGGAAATTCCGGCCGGTACCACTGAGCCAGGAGAAAATCCGCTAGACGCTGCAGTTCGGGAAATGCTCGAAGAAACGGGATATCAATTCGATAAAATTGAAGAGATTGCGAGTCTCTATGCCAATCCCGCGACAAGTGGCAACATTACCTATACCTACCTCATGACAGGTGGACAGAAAGTTCAGGAACAAGATCTGGACGAACATGAAGAGATTGAAGTTTTTCTTATCCCACTTGAGGAAGCGAAAACAATGTTGCTGGAAAACAAATTTAGTCAGGCATTACACAGCAGCGCATTATTCTATGCTTTTAATAAATTAGGCTTGTTATAAAACAAGCCTAATTTTATTCTGTTTTTCTCTTTCATACTTTAATTTTTACTAGACTTTTGATTTTTGTACCTTTGTCCTATGGCAAGAGAAATTTTTGAAACCAAGCGCAAGGCCCTGAAAATAAATCTAAATCCTGAGATTTATGGAACCTTCGCTGAGATCGGTGCTGGACAGGAAGTCGCACGAAACTTTTTCAATGCAGGGGCCGCTTCTGGCACAATTGCAAAAACAATGTCGGCTTATGACATGGCATTTAGTGACGCGATTTACGGTGAGGAAGAAGACGGCAGATATGTCAGCAGGACCCGTTTACAAAAAATGCTTTCTCATGAATTTAACTTGTTGACCCAACGCTTGCATGGTGATAAATATTGCAATAAAAAATTCTTCGCCTTTGCAGATACTGTTACAACACTGAATTTCACCAAAACGAATGAGCCTCATGGATGGATTGGTCTTCGTTTTCAACATGAGGTCGGTGGGCCCACAAACGATATTATTGTCCACGTCAGACTTTTGGACAGTGACAATCAGCTGCAACAAAAAGTACTGGGCATTATCGGGGTAAACCTGCTTTTTGCGGCTTACTACTACACAGAAGATGTGCAGACCTTGATTGAATCCTTGGTTGATAATTTATCTGTAGGATCGGTCGAAATTGATTTAGTTAAGTTAAATGGTCCTTTGTTTGAAAATGTCAGCCAACGACTGATCAACTTATATCTCATTGCCAAAGGATTTGCAAAGGCTGCTATTTTCCAACCAGACGGTAAAGCGGTCCAGATCAAGGATTATTTGTACAAAAAGAATATCATCTTACTTCGTACAAAATACCGCCAGAAATCACTTCCTAACTTTGACCTATTTAACCTTGCTGTCGAGCAGTTTAAGAAAAATACGGGGGCAACGGACAGCGATACCATTGTATTGATTGAGGTGTTAATGGGTAATGTACTGGAAGATACACATGAGATTACGGATGAAGATCTACAGGAATTTGCATCGAGAGCAGATGAATTATGTGCCACAGGGAATAACATTATCGTCAGCAACTTCCGTAGAAATAATCATCTAGCGGAGTTTATAAGCAACTTCAAACCCAAAAATATCGGGATTGCAACAAACGTATATAACTTAAAGAACATCTTCAATTCGGACAACTACAATAAAGACCTTTACACCAACGAGTTACTATCCTACATATCAGGTATGTTCAATAAAAATGTAAAGCTTTATGCTTATCCATATCTATTGAAAAAGGAAAATAAAATCATCACAACGCAAAATATGCCCGTCTCGGAAGAAGCCAAACCACTATTTGAATTCTTAATTAAGAACGGTTATATCATCGATATTGAAAATTACGACGAGAAATTTGTAAAAACCGTATAACACAAATCTTCGCTATAATTTATTATATAGTCCAATTTGGTTAAATTGGACTATATTTATGTCTGAGCCTTATGAAGCAAGAAAATGTAATATTAGTCGATTCCAATGACGCTGTCATTGGGAGTATGGAAAAATACGAAGCTCACGAAAAGGGTTTGCTACATCGAGCTTTTAGTGTCTTTTTGTTCAATGACAGGGATCAGCTGCTTATGCAGCAAAGGGCTTTGGACAAATATCATTGCGGTGGCTTATGGACCAACAGTTGCTGTTCTCACCAACGTCTTGACGAGAGCAACTTGGATGCTGCCGAACGTCGCCTGATGGAAGAACTCCGAATAAGTGCATCAGACATATACGATGCATTTTCATTTGTTTACAAAGCCGAGTTTGACAATGGCCTTACTGAGCATGAATTTGATCATGTACTTATTGGCAAATTCAACGGCGAGTCTGATTTTAATGTTACAGAAGTAGCAGCCGTACAATATATGGATCAACAACAGATCAAAGATGAGATCGCGCACTTTCCGGGGAAATTTACCCCTTGGTTCAATCTCATCTATCAACGTGTATTTGAAACCTATTTGGACAAATACAAGAAGTAAGATCATCAAAAAGGCCTGAAGCGATAAAAGCAGATCGACGTCCTCCTTATCATGGCCAAACCCTATCAACAGCACGCTAATAGAAACTCAAGGGTCTGCTAGCCTGCAAATAAAAAGGAGCAATTCTATCACAAATTGCTCCTCTCATTTTTATACTGTTCAAGAAACCACTATAAGTATTTCTGATAGATGGAATACATAATCTTTAGATCGTTTTCATTCAAAAATGCGGTATTCACATCTTGTTGAATATAGTGAATTTTAAAAGCTTTTATGGCTGCATCCAGATTACGGACATCATAGCCAATAATACGCAAAGCCATTTTTGGATTAAAATCGACAGGCGGCGTTTCTAAAAATTCCTCATACCAATAGCCAAATCCCTGATCTGCCAATTTTTTCCAAGGGAATCGTGATGGGTCATTTTTACGCGAAGGTGCCAGATCCATATGTCCGATAAAATTTGCCTGTGGAATCTTATAGGTATTTTTCAAATAGTTCAGCAGCTGAACCAAAGCATTTATCTGTGCATCCGTCCAGGGGTCTGTCGTCCCATTATTATCCAACTCGATACCTATCGACGAAGAGTTCAGATCAGTATCATTTCCCCACTTACCCAGACCGGCATGATGTGCCCGGTATAGATCATTCACCATCTGTACCACCTTACCATCCCGCCCCACAACATAATGTGAACTTACACCGGCTTTCGCAGAGTGAAACGTACGGATTGTCTGTCCTAACGAATCTTGAGCCGTATGATGAATGACCACAAAATTAGGCTTTCGGATACCGAAATTGATCGAGGCGATCCACTGCTGATCTTTGACATTGACTTTCTCCAACTGCCCAGATACAGGAGACTGGCGATACAGCTTAGAAAACTCTTTTGCTTGGTTTTTATATACCTTTTCGGTCTTAGCATATTTATTGCCAGCACAAGATGTGATCAATGCTGCAATAATAAAAAGATTGAATCGTGATGTTATCCTCATATCGAAATGTTTCAACACAAATATACTTCCAAAATAGGATATCGGTATGATTGTACTCTAAAATGATACAATAATCTTCTTTTCAGAGACAGCTCCAGTGAAATTGCCAATTGTTCTCAAGTGATTTACCGCACACGAGTAGCTATCATCAAAAAAGTCCAGATGGAATATCTGGACTTTTTAAGATCGATGTAACGTATCGATATTTTATTTTAAAGCGCTTACATTCAATTTACCCATGAATGCTTTCAGCTCATCTAAACTATACCCATTACCTCTTAATGTGATCAAATAACGATCTTTTTCAAGGTAGCTGATTTCGGAACTCTTTGGAGTCGAACCTTCTACACCTTTATTATCCGTTGTTTTCGCCCGCTTTCCTTCAAAATCACCTGTTTTCTCTACTTCTGTATCAGTGATATTTTCTGAATCGACCATAAAGCCCATTTGCGCAAGACTAACAATAGCGGAAGCGGTCTCACCCGCACCATCAATAATGCTTATTTTAATGTCCTTTTGATCATCGACAGTATATGTTGCATCGCCAGAAACGACACTTACACCATACATAGAGCCCGCAGAATAAGACGTTCTTTTCAAACCGTCTAAGCTTTCTGGGAGAAATGCTTTTAATTCATCCGAACTCAATGGTTTTTCAGATTTCAGTTTGGTCTGAAGTTCTTCCATTTTCTTTGCACCATCAGTCAGGTTATCTAGATTAGATACCCCTTTAACCACATCCGAGATTCCCGTACTTGTTTCATTATCATCTGCAGCACCATCCTTGGATTCGTTGCGATTACCGCAACTTGTGATCAAAATAGCTACACCCAATAATAGGGACATTACGCTCAATTGTCTTTTCATAATTATCAGTTTTTTAGATAAAACGTTAGAAAGATAAAAAAATGATTTAATGGGCGCAACTATTTAAAATATAGCAGTAAAATAGTCCTATTCGTTTTTCCTGAACTTATCTAAGAATGTTTGGGGATCATCATGCTTACATACTCTTTCGTGTCTATCCTTCTGGTTTATAAAGGCTTCATTTAAAAGCCTTAATATTTCCCAGACTCCTGCAAATAAACTCGTCTGGATTAACCCTTTTACGGTATAATGCTTTATTTGCCTAGCCCCAATTCGTCTCACACTAAAAGTCAATACATTTTGCATAACAATATAATGACCTTTTCTAAATTCTCAGTAAAAATAAAAGCCCCTCCGATATGGAGAGGCTTTAAGGATATTATTTTTAAGGCTGTTACGCCTCAGCATATTCTTCGATAGAAGGACATGAGCAGATCAATGTACGGTCTCCCTGAGAGTCGTTTACACGACCTACAGAAGGCCAGAACTTACGTTCTCTTACGTACTCCAACGGATAAGCCGCAGTTTGACGACTGTAAGGTCTATCCCATTCATCTGCAGTAACCACCGCTGCTGTATGCGGAGCATGCTTCAATACGTTATTTGCTTGTTCAACATCTCCGGATTCAACCGCAGCAATCTCCTGACGAATTGCAACTAATGCATCACAGAAACGATCCAATTCAGCTTTAGATTCAGACTCTGTTGGTTCAACCATCAATGTACCCGCAACAGGGAAAGAAACTGTTGGTGCATGGAAACCGTAGTCCATCAAACGTTTTGCAATATCAGCAACTTCGATACCTACATTTTTGAAACCACGGCAATCTAAAATCATCTCATGCGCACAACGTCCATTGCTACCAGAATAAAGTACTGGATAAGCATTTTCCAAACGCGCTTTAATATAGTTTGCATTCAATATTGCAGTCCGTGTAGCATTAGTCAACCCTTCACCACCCATCATCGAAATATAAGCGTGGGAGATAATCAAGATTGATGCTGAACCAAATGGTGCCGCCGAAACAGCTGTAATGCCTTCTTCTCCCGAAGTAGAAACAACTTGATGGTTTGGCAAGAAAGGTACCAAGTGTTTAGCAACACCGATTGGCCCCATACCCGGACCACCACCACCATGTGGAATACAGAACGTTTTATGCAAGTTTAAGTGACAAACGTCAGCACCTATATGGCCCGGACTAGTCAAACCTACCTGTGCATTCATGTTTGCGCCATCCATATATACCTGACCACCATTGGTGTGAATGATTTCACAAACTTCAATGATTGATTCCTCAAATACACCATGCGTAGACGGATAAGTCACCATTAAAGAGTTCAGGTGAGCAGCATGCTCCTCCGCTTTTGCTCTTAAATCTGGGATATCAATGTTTCCAAGTTCATCACATTTCACGACCACCACTTTCAAACCAGCCATTGAAGCCGAAGCAGGGTTTGTACCATGTGCAGAAGCTGGAATCAAACAGATATTACGACCATGATCGCCACGGCTCTCATGATAAGCACGGATAACCATTAAACCGGCATATTCACCTTGCGCTCCTGAATTAGGCTGGAAGCTCATTTTAGCAAAACCTGTGATCTCTGATAACCAATCGTTCAATTCACCGATCATCTGCATGTACCCGGAAGTTTGATCTGTTGGTGCGAATGGATGTAGTCCACCAAATCTCGCCCAGGTAACTGGAGTCATTTCAGCGGTCGCATTCAGTTTCATTGTACATGAACCCAATGGGATCATCGAATGACATAAAGATAAATCTTTCGCTTCCAATGATTTAATATAGCGTAACATTTCATGTTCAGAATGGTAGCTATTAAAGTTTGGATGAGTTAAGTAAGCTGAAGTACGAACCAATTCAGCAGGAATCGAAGAGCCTAAGTTTTCCTCTAGCGTATCGAAATCTACGTCGTTCAATGTTTTGCCTTGAATTTTTGCAAACACTTTTACGATCGTTTTGATATCCTCATAGGTTGTTGTTTCATCGATAGCGATAGAAACTTGTGAACCGTTGTAGTAGAAGTTCAATTCATTGTTCAACGCTTCAGATTTTAAAGCGCCGGCATGTCCACCTAAATCTACACGTAGTGTGTCAAAATAAGCGTTATTCAATTGAGTATAACTCAAAGACTGTAAAGCGTGATCCAATAAATTTGCTAAAGCATTGATACGGGACGCAATATTTTTGATTCCTTCTGGACCATGGTAGACAGCGTAGAAAGAGGCCATGATAGCCAATAAAGCTTGCGCTGTACAGATATTCGAAGATGCTTTATCACGACGGATATGTTGCTCACGTGTTTGTAAAGCCATGCGTAAAGCGTACTTTCCATTCGAATCAGAAGTTACACCGATGATACGTCCGGGAATATTACGTTTGAAGCTATCACGTGTAGCGAAGAATGCCGCATGAGGACCACCGAATCCCATTGGTACACCAAAACGTTGTGAGTTACCAACAACAACATCTGCCCCCCATTCTCCCGGAGGAGTCAACAAGGCTAAACTCATTAGATCCGCAGCAGCACATACTGTAATATTTTTACCGTGTGCAGCCTCAGCAAATGATTTGTAATCAATGATTGACCCGTCTGCCGCTGGGTATTGTACGAATGCAGCAAAAACATCATCTGTCAGTTCTGATTCTTGAATAGCTGTAATTTTCAGTTCGATACCGAAAGAAAGCGCACGCGTCTTTAACACGTCAATCGTCTGTGGATAAGCGTTTTCAGAAACCAAGAATACATTTGCATCTTTGTTTTTACGCGCTGAATAAAGCATAAACATCGCTTCAGCAGCAGCAGTAGCTTCATCCAATAATGAAGCGTTTGCAATTTCCAATCCAGTAAAATCAGAAATAACGGTCTGGAAGTTTAACAGTGCCTGTAAACGACCTTGTGCAATTTCTGCTTGGTAAGGTGTATATTGTGTATACCATCCTGGGTTTTCAAACACATTACGTTGAATTACACCTGGAAGGATCACATCATAGTAACCCTGACCAATAAAAGATTTAAAAACTTTATTTTTCTCTGCGATTTCCGCTATCCGCTTTAAATAAGCAACCTCAGACAATGCTTTTGGAAGATTTAAAGGTTTTGGAGCACGGATTTGAGAAGGGACCGTTTGGTCAATTAGCTGGTCAATTGACGATACGCCCAATTTGGCCAACATTTCATTCGCTTCAACTGGACTTGGGCCATTGTGGCGACTTTCGAATTTTTCTTGGAAGTGTATATTGCTCATGTGTGCAAAAAGTTAACGCTTATAGACAGTTAGCGACATAATAATTAGGTAATTAACTCTCTTATAAACAGTCGTTTTTTGGATGAGCAAAGATAGCAAAATAAATGACTGAAAACGAAGCAAAAAAGTGGATAAAAAGTCAGTTTTAAGTACAAGCGAATATGCAATCGATTGTCCTCTCCATATCAAAATTAAAATAAAGATAATCAATGACCGTTCATATTGAAAATATACCAATCAATCCGAAAATAGATTGACACAATGACAAAAAACAAAAGATTATGCTACTATTTTTCAACCATCATTTTTTCTTTTTAAAGATATTCTTTTTGCAATGGCGCTGATTTTTCAATACATTAGTATAAGTACCAATTGTAATTGATTGCTGACACAACGAAATTATTCAGAACGAATGTCACGCAGCTTCTGGAATACGCTGATTCGCTCAAAAATATTGAGAACAGGTATTTTCTCTTTCCTACAATAGGGCTCATACAAGTAAGAATATCATTTCTTTTTAACAAATATAAACCAGCGAAGTAACGATTATAAATCATGAGAAAACAGGTAACAGACAGCGTACTTCTCGTAAGACCCTCTGTCTTCCGCAAAAACGAACAGACCGCAGTCAATAATTTTTTCCAAAAGGACATTGAAAATCTAAGCGGCGAAGAAGTAAATAGAGAAGCACAAGGTGAATTTGATGCTCTTGTCAATGAATTGAAATCACATGGTATTTTAGTGACCGTCATTCAGGACGATGAAAAATCTGAAAGCCCAGACAGTATATTTCCGAACAATATTGTCTCTTTCCATCAGGATGGCAAAATTATTTTTTATCCGATGTTTGCCCCCAACCGCCGAAAAGAGCATTTATTGGACTTTGAGGGACCATTGAAGCAAAACGGTTATTATGTAAAGTTGATTAAAGACCTCAGCGAGGCCGAAAATAATCGACAATATTTAGAAGGAACAGGTGCTCTTGTACTAGATCGTACACATCGCATTGCTTATTGCGCCCTGTCTGAACGAGCGGACCGGACAATGTTAGATGAATATTGTAAAACTGAAAACTACACTCCTATTGTCTTTCATGCATTTCAGACAGTCAATGGCGAACGCAGACCTATCTACCATACCAATGTGGTATTGGCTGTGGGAGAAGATTTTGCAATTTTATGCCCGACTGCAATTGATAATCCATCTGAGCGTGAGGCACTACTAAAGAAATTAAAAGACACTGGTAAGGAAATCATCGAGATCAATGAAAACCAACTGGAAAATTTTGCAGCAAACTGCCTTCAGGTGAGAAATAAATATGGAAATCGTTTTATTGTCCTAAGTGATAAAGCATTGTCATCACTAACACTGTACCAAACCGCACAATTGGAAAAACACGGCAAAATTATCCATCAGGATTTACATGTCATTGAAACCTGTGGCGGAGGCAGTGTCCGTCATATGATGGCTGAGGTGTTCCTGCCAAAAGAAAAAGTGATGAATGCTTAGGCATTCATCACTTCTATAGATAATCAAATTTCAAAGATAAAATAAAGAAGGACCAAATCCATAATGAATTTGGTCCTTCGTCCACTTTACAATACTCACCTTGCTAATCAAAGGCTTATTTTGACTTAGGTGCTAAAATCGGTTTTTGATATAACCGCTTTTGTTTATTAGCTAAAAAGAATAGCGTAATCCTAGCTGAAATTGATAGGGGTTACCTGAAGGAGTAACTATCCCTGAATTGTTCACATTATAATTAAACTGCTGTTTTGTAACATCAAAAGGGATCAGCTTCTCTCCAGCAGCATCTTTTCCACCTAAAGCATATAAATTCTGGTTACCTAAAGATTCATTGATACCCCAAGTTTTCTTGAAGAGATTGCCCACGTTGAAAAGATCTCCCGATATTTCCAATGCATGGTTCCTATACAAATTGAATTTCTTAGCAATCCGTAAGTCAATCAAACCATAGAAACCATTTACTCCACCATTACGTTCGGCCATTTTACCTTGGTATTTTTTGATATAATCTTTAAGACTTTGACTCGCCTCGGGATTATTCAACAGATTGTTTAAGCCAGTAACCAGTTGTTTTGAGGTATTGGGATTATTAGGGTCAAAGATAAAGGCCAGATCATTGTCTCCAGCAACAAAGTCTCCGTTAATATTTCCTCCCGCCAATAAACTATAACGTGTACCGCCAATACCAGAATAGCGTACACCCACACTAACACCGTAAAATGTTGGCAACGTACCATAGATCACAATCTTATTGCGGAATTGATTGTTCGAATAGCTCATCTTACTCAAATCGCGCGGATCATCTTTCACAGCCAAAGATAAAGTTGCTGTATTAGCTACATTTCCGTTGAAGGAGGTATTGTCTTTCGCATCATTCCAGGTATAGCTAACCGAGATAGATCCATCTTTATAATATTGATAACTGGCATCCAATACGACAGCAAATTGATTAACTTTTCCTTCAGAATTCAATTCCAGAACGCGGCCAAACTTATCAGAAATACGTCCTTTTTTCCAATCCGGAGCACCGTCTACGATAGATGTTGCTGGGACAAATACGCCTCTATTATCCTCATTAGCCAATCTAAAGAAAGGATCCTGTACCATATTTCGATCTACGTACATATAGTTATTGCGTCCTAAATTCATATATCCCGAAACGCTCGCTTTTAATTTTTCTGTAAAAAAGTGTGTATAAGATACATTGGCTTTGTATACAACTGGAATCTTGGCATCTGGACCATAAGTATTGATGGTCGGTACTTGGAACTGGGTCAAAGTAGGCGCTAAAGAAGGATCTTTTCGGTAGTCAATAAAATTCGGTGTCGGTACATCAGCCCCACGAACATCAACAGTAGCAAAGTGTTTACCATCGAAAGTAAGGTTATTGATCGTCATATAGTTATTGATATCCGAAGCAAATATACCTCCCCCCACTCGGAAGAAATCTTTACGTTCTTCGTTTACATCCCATGTCATTTGAAAACGAGGCTGGATAACGAAAGACTTCAGTTTATGATCTGTACGTACTCCGACCTCTTTTAACAATTCTTCGTTTAATGGAGAGGTTGGATAATGACCATAATCCAGTCGCAATCCAGCTACCAAATCCAATCCTTGTGCTAATTTAGTCTGTAATTGCCCGTACACACCAACATTGAATATCTTACCGGCTACTGCAGGGTCATTGACCAATGGAACTTCACGATAGTAAGCGTATGGCTTCATCTCGTCAAAGTTTTGCATGGCTGTCTTTCCATCACTCGGTCTAAAGTGAAAGCGGCCATTGACCTCACTTCCATAAATAGAGTTTGCGTGCGTATACATCAAGTCCACGCCAAAGGTGTAATTAATATTATCGGTACTGTAATAGATATTTTCAACAAGCTGAAATACGTTATTTTTAAAGGATTCCTGTGCAAAACGATGACCACCCAATTGCAATGTCGTCTTTTTATCTTCTCCAGCAACCTTGGAAACTGCATCTTCGACAATTGCACGGGGAATATTTTGACTAGGTAAAAGGTCTCCTGGACTACTCTTCTGATAGGTATAGAGATGTTGTACTTTCAATTCATTGGTTACCTTAGGGGAAATGGTTGTACGTAATGTTGCCAATAAACTATTGTCTATATTTTTGTCATTTCCATAGGATTCATATAACGTAATTGGCTTATTGTCCTGCAGCCCCAATTTATTGTTATCGCTCGTAAAATTATTGCGGATTGTCAACAAGTTTTTATCATTGATCTGCCAGTCAATACGGCCGAAAATGGCGTCAGAACCTCTCTTTTTATCAAAAGCACCATATTGACGTTCATCACCCAATCCATACTTTTTCCGTCCAATATTGACAAACTCATCCAACGTCGCATTTGTGACATTGAATCTTTTTTCATCGGCTTCAGAGTTGATATCCGCAATAATCAAAGGACGGGAGTCCTGCTGATGATCCCAAGCAACAAAATAGTGCAGTTTATCTTTTATAATCGGACCACCTAAAGTAAAGCCATATTGATAAGTTGAAAAATCATTGCTTCGTTTATTTCCTCGGATATCATATGGGCTGGACAACCAGTCGGCACGAGAATATAACCACGCGCTACCTTGGGTTTTATTTGTCCCTTGTTTTGTCACAGCACTGACGGTTCCCCCTCCCGCCCTGCCATAGGTTACATCATACTGATTTGTCACGACCTTAAATTCACGGACAGCTTCTATGGAAATTGAAAATGGGGCGCCACTCCGACTTGTTGTTGACCCTGCCGAAGTTGGGTTT
The window above is part of the Sphingobacterium sp. ML3W genome. Proteins encoded here:
- a CDS encoding arginine deiminase-related protein, whose amino-acid sequence is MRKQVTDSVLLVRPSVFRKNEQTAVNNFFQKDIENLSGEEVNREAQGEFDALVNELKSHGILVTVIQDDEKSESPDSIFPNNIVSFHQDGKIIFYPMFAPNRRKEHLLDFEGPLKQNGYYVKLIKDLSEAENNRQYLEGTGALVLDRTHRIAYCALSERADRTMLDEYCKTENYTPIVFHAFQTVNGERRPIYHTNVVLAVGEDFAILCPTAIDNPSEREALLKKLKDTGKEIIEINENQLENFAANCLQVRNKYGNRFIVLSDKALSSLTLYQTAQLEKHGKIIHQDLHVIETCGGGSVRHMMAEVFLPKEKVMNA
- a CDS encoding carboxypeptidase regulatory-like domain-containing protein, whose protein sequence is MKEILLTTCAIAIGTGLYAQTTQAGFSGKITDENNKGVHGASVEVRNESTGFTTKTSTNANGDFNFKELPLGGPYIIKVTFIGYGEQIRSGFTLNQGDMIRLNIPIQNASNVLETVELTGISTLKNKIENLGAATAVTARDIAKLPVNGRNFTSLMDLSPLSKGDNIGGQLGSSTNFTIDGMNAKNPTSAGSTTSRSGAPFSISIEAVREFKVVTNQYDVTYGRAGGGTVSAVTKQGTNKTQGSAWLYSRADWLSSPYDIRGNKRSNDFSTYQYGFTLGGPIIKDKLHYFVAWDHQQDSRPLIIADINSEADEKRFNVTNATLDEFVNIGRKKYGLGDERQYGAFDKKRGSDAIFGRIDWQINDKNLLTIRNNFTSDNNKLGLQDNKPITLYESYGNDKNIDNSLLATLRTTISPKVTNELKVQHLYTYQKSSPGDLLPSQNIPRAIVEDAVSKVAGEDKKTTLQLGGHRFAQESFKNNVFQLVENIYYSTDNINYTFGVDLMYTHANSIYGSEVNGRFHFRPSDGKTAMQNFDEMKPYAYYREVPLVNDPAVAGKIFNVGVYGQLQTKLAQGLDLVAGLRLDYGHYPTSPLNEELLKEVGVRTDHKLKSFVIQPRFQMTWDVNEERKDFFRVGGGIFASDINNYMTINNLTFDGKHFATVDVRGADVPTPNFIDYRKDPSLAPTLTQFQVPTINTYGPDAKIPVVYKANVSYTHFFTEKLKASVSGYMNLGRNNYMYVDRNMVQDPFFRLANEDNRGVFVPATSIVDGAPDWKKGRISDKFGRVLELNSEGKVNQFAVVLDASYQYYKDGSISVSYTWNDAKDNTSFNGNVANTATLSLAVKDDPRDLSKMSYSNNQFRNKIVIYGTLPTFYGVSVGVRYSGIGGTRYSLLAGGNINGDFVAGDNDLAFIFDPNNPNTSKQLVTGLNNLLNNPEASQSLKDYIKKYQGKMAERNGGVNGFYGLIDLRIAKKFNLYRNHALEISGDLFNVGNLFKKTWGINESLGNQNLYALGGKDAAGEKLIPFDVTKQQFNYNVNNSGIVTPSGNPYQFQLGLRYSF